A single region of the Microbulbifer sp. MKSA007 genome encodes:
- a CDS encoding coniferyl aldehyde dehydrogenase, with the protein MTTQTLTRQDADKAVLQNYLDKQRSAYLANPAPSYQQRVQDLRTLAQLLREQQESIIQAISNDYGNRAREEILLYDIYPALSGIKETIKRLKKWMKPRGRHTDFKSYPLSKNRVVPQPLGVIGVIVPWNFPINLSFSPLTNIFAAGNQAMVKMSTNSKHLAELLSKVCEQYFPEEKLVFIPDADEIGPVFSSLKFDHLIFTGSSNTGRAVMRSAAENLTPVTLELGGKSPAIVGSDYPVKKAAEQLIYWKLVNAGQICVNVDYLFLPEEHLEEFIEHAKHYVQKRYPNLDGQDYTSIIDDTSYQRIWATLDDAKAKGANAIDLSAGKLDRDNKLRKFPPHILTNVDGEMLAMQREIFGPLLPIITYSKPEEVIDYINARPRPLAIYPYTHDKTLQDLYINKVMSGGVSVNNCVLHVGQHDIPFGGVGESGMGHYHGYEGFLTFSKLRPIFYQGPIDLLKLLRPPYGKLSTRVIDFMLKLTR; encoded by the coding sequence ATGACAACACAAACCCTGACCCGGCAGGATGCAGACAAAGCGGTACTGCAAAACTATCTGGACAAACAGCGCAGTGCCTACCTGGCCAACCCGGCTCCCAGCTATCAGCAACGTGTGCAGGATCTTAGAACCCTTGCCCAGCTCCTGCGTGAACAGCAGGAATCCATTATCCAGGCAATTAGTAACGACTACGGCAATCGAGCCAGGGAAGAGATACTGCTCTACGATATCTACCCAGCGCTCTCCGGCATTAAAGAGACTATCAAGCGCCTAAAGAAGTGGATGAAACCCAGGGGGCGCCATACAGATTTTAAATCCTATCCCCTCTCTAAAAATCGTGTGGTCCCACAACCTCTGGGGGTAATTGGCGTCATAGTGCCGTGGAACTTCCCAATAAACTTAAGCTTTTCACCACTGACCAATATTTTCGCCGCAGGCAATCAGGCGATGGTCAAGATGTCCACCAATTCCAAGCACCTTGCAGAATTACTCAGTAAAGTCTGTGAACAATACTTCCCGGAAGAAAAGCTGGTTTTTATTCCCGATGCCGATGAAATAGGCCCGGTATTTTCCAGCCTTAAATTCGATCACTTAATCTTTACTGGCTCCAGTAATACCGGTCGTGCAGTAATGCGCTCCGCCGCAGAAAACCTAACTCCAGTCACATTGGAGCTTGGAGGTAAATCACCGGCAATTGTTGGCTCGGATTACCCGGTTAAGAAAGCCGCCGAGCAACTAATTTACTGGAAGCTGGTAAACGCCGGGCAGATCTGTGTCAACGTGGATTATCTTTTCTTGCCGGAGGAGCATCTCGAAGAGTTTATCGAGCACGCAAAACATTATGTTCAGAAGCGCTACCCCAACTTAGATGGCCAGGATTACACTTCTATTATCGACGACACATCTTACCAGCGAATCTGGGCAACCCTGGATGACGCCAAGGCTAAGGGTGCTAATGCCATAGATTTAAGTGCTGGCAAATTGGATAGGGACAATAAACTGCGAAAATTCCCTCCGCATATCCTGACCAACGTAGACGGCGAGATGCTGGCAATGCAGCGTGAGATTTTTGGCCCGCTATTGCCGATTATCACTTATTCCAAGCCAGAGGAAGTTATTGATTATATTAATGCTCGCCCCAGACCCCTGGCGATTTACCCTTACACTCACGACAAAACCTTACAAGATTTATATATCAACAAGGTAATGTCTGGAGGCGTGTCGGTAAATAATTGTGTACTGCACGTTGGCCAGCACGATATTCCATTTGGCGGCGTTGGTGAAAGCGGTATGGGCCACTACCATGGCTACGAGGGATTTTTGACCTTCTCTAAACTTCGCC